Proteins from a genomic interval of Equus quagga isolate Etosha38 chromosome 11, UCLA_HA_Equagga_1.0, whole genome shotgun sequence:
- the LYRM2 gene encoding LYR motif-containing protein 2, with protein sequence MATSRLPPATLTLKQFMRRQQVLLLYRRILQAIRQVPNDSDRQYLKDWAREEFKRNKSATEEDAIRMMITQGNMQLKELEKTLALAKS encoded by the exons ATGGCGACTTCCCGCTTACCCCCAGCGACGCTGACGCTAAAGCAG TTCATGAGAAGGCAGCAAGTTCTCCTGCTCTACAGAAGGATTCTGCAAGCAATTCGGCAGGTGCCGAATGATTCTGATCGCCAGTACTTGAAGGACTGGGCAAGGgaagaattcaaaagaaacaaaagtgccACCGAAGAG GACGCAATCCGCATGATGATTACTCAAGGCAATATGCAGCTCAAGGAGTTAGAAAAAACACTTGCCTTAGCCAAATCTTAA